The genomic region CGTGATCGTCGACAGCACGGGGCTCAGTTGATGGCGAGGGAAGCTCGGAACCGACCATTAGTTCGGCCAACTCCGAGGCGGTAACCCGCTTCGGATCAACAGTCGCCATCGTCCGCCCCTGTCGTAGAACTGTCACGGTGTCGGCAATGGCCAGGACCTCTTCCAACTTGTGATCGATAAACAAGATGGTGTGGCCCCGGGCCTTGAGTTCCCGGAGGTTGCGGAAAAGCTCTTCCACCTCTTGAGGGACCAGCACCGATGTCGGCTCGTCCAAAATGAGAATCCGGGCTCCCCGATACAACACCTTGATGATCTCCACCCGCTGGCGTTCGCCGACCTCCAGGGTCTCGACCAGGTCGTCGGGGTGAATGTCAAGGCCGTAGGAGGCGCCGAGGTGTTCCAGGTCACGACGGGCGGCTTCCCGATCGATGAACCCCCGCTTTCGAGGTTCAGCACCGAGTACCACGTTTTCTAAGACCGTCAGATTGTCAGCCAACATGAAGTGCTGATGGACCATCCCAATGCCGTGAGCGATGGCTTCGGCAGGCGATGAGAATTGAACTTCAGCCCCCCGGACAAGCATTTGCCCTTCATCGGGTGACTGCATCCCGTAAAGGATCTTCATCAGGGTCGACTTGCCTGCACCGTTTTCTCCGACCACGGCATGGATCTCACCCTCGGCCACTTGCAGGTCGACGGCGTCGTTGGCCACCACGCCCGGGTAGCGCTTGGTAATGCCGGAGAGCTCAACGGCCGGGGTGGTCATGGCAGGGTCGCCGTCTGTAGCTCAGTAGAGGATCTTGTCGAAGAACGCTCGTGTGCGCTCCTGGGTCGGGTTGGCGAAAACCTCTTCTGGAGGGCCGACCTCGACGATCTCGCCCTCGTCGATGAACACCAAACGGTCGGCGGCTGCCCGAGCAAAACCCATCTCGTGGGTCACCACAACCATGGTCATGCCTTCGCTGGCCAACTCCAGCATGACGTCCAGGACCTCCTTGACCATCTCGGGGTCCAAGGCTGACGTCGGCTCATCGAACAGCATCACCCGAGGTTCCATGGCCAGGGACCGGGCGATGGCCACCCGCTGCTGTTGTCCACCGGAGAGTTGGCGGGGGTAGGCCTCGGCCTTCTCGGGGATGCCGACCCGGTCCAGTTGGCGCATGGCCATGTCGGTGGCCTCGGCCTTAGACCGGTTGCGGACCTTACGCTGGGCCAGCGTGATGTTTTCCAGCACGGTCAGGTGGGGGAACAGGTTGAACTGTTGGAACACCATGCCCACCTCGGCCCGGACGTGGTCCAGGTCGGTAGAGGCATCGGTCAGGTCGAAGCCGTCAACCACGACCGTTCCCTTGGTGGGAATTTCCAGCAGGTTGACGCAACGGAGCACAGTGGACTTGCCCGAACCGCTGGGGCCCACGATCACCACCACCTCGCCCTCGGCCACCTCCAGGTCCACGTCACGAACGGCGTGGATGGTCCGGTTGAAAGTCTTGGACATACCTTTCAAAACGATCATGGGAGCGGGGGTGTGCTCGGCGGTCATCGTTCCCCCTTCCGGTCCCG from Acidimicrobiales bacterium harbors:
- a CDS encoding ABC transporter ATP-binding protein, producing the protein MTTPAVELSGITKRYPGVVANDAVDLQVAEGEIHAVVGENGAGKSTLMKILYGMQSPDEGQMLVRGAEVQFSSPAEAIAHGIGMVHQHFMLADNLTVLENVVLGAEPRKRGFIDREAARRDLEHLGASYGLDIHPDDLVETLEVGERQRVEIIKVLYRGARILILDEPTSVLVPQEVEELFRNLRELKARGHTILFIDHKLEEVLAIADTVTVLRQGRTMATVDPKRVTASELAELMVGSELPSPSTEPRAVDDHVSLSLSDVMVLDETKRPALDNVSLAVRRGEILGVAGVEGNGQGELIEAILGLRSIEDGGQILLDGEEISTWSVRRRREALIGYVPEDRHRRGLLLDAPLWENAMLGHQTMEPFARGPLLDRRRSREATTRIVKDFDVRTPSIDTSARALSGGNQQKLVIGREMAASPRLLIAAHPTRGIDVGAQAAVWEELRTARQNGLALLLVSADLEELLGLADRLVVMLRGRVVAELDPGTTTPRQLGGYMTGAEDVTGDEE
- a CDS encoding amino acid ABC transporter ATP-binding protein, which translates into the protein MIVLKGMSKTFNRTIHAVRDVDLEVAEGEVVVIVGPSGSGKSTVLRCVNLLEIPTKGTVVVDGFDLTDASTDLDHVRAEVGMVFQQFNLFPHLTVLENITLAQRKVRNRSKAEATDMAMRQLDRVGIPEKAEAYPRQLSGGQQQRVAIARSLAMEPRVMLFDEPTSALDPEMVKEVLDVMLELASEGMTMVVVTHEMGFARAAADRLVFIDEGEIVEVGPPEEVFANPTQERTRAFFDKILY